The Arachis hypogaea cultivar Tifrunner chromosome 14, arahy.Tifrunner.gnm2.J5K5, whole genome shotgun sequence genome has a segment encoding these proteins:
- the LOC114925193 gene encoding uncharacterized protein, with translation MANPRGECKAITLRSGKVVEETPPSQSHQEEEAAKEPEIKKEEKTSEPSSPKQVLKPYVPQAPYPQRMTKDGKDSQFSRFLKIFKKFQINIPFAEALKQMPLYAKFLKELMTRKRNWGEKETVVLTEKCSAIIQKKLPQKLKDPGSFQIPCIIGDMNIEKALYDLGASINLMSLAMMKRMRIEEAKPTRMALQLADRTFKFRHGVVEDLLAMSYPKEAIGECMMVDTIENLVQGVLEEEQCEEIKEQDQQVSCDELPLETMDELIMMDKTSKMELEAPKLELKILPPSLKYAYLGNNNTYPVIINSNLNEEQEEELI, from the exons ATGGCTAATCCAAGgggggaatgcaaggccataacactaagaagtggaaaagttgTAGAAGAAACACCCCCAAGTCAAAGCCACCAAGAAGAAGAAGCTGCAAAGGAACCTGAaatcaagaaggaagaaaagaccTCTGAACCATCCTCACCAAAGCAAGTTCTGAAACCTTATGTGCCCCAAGCACCCTATCCACAAAGGATGACGAAGGATGGGAAAGACAGCCAGTTCTCTAGATTTCTAAAAATCTTCAAGAAGTTCCAGATCAACATACCCTTCGCTGAGGCACTAaagcaaatgccgctctatgccaagttcttaaaggaactTATGACAAGGAAGAGAAACTGGGGTGAGAAAGAAACTGTGGTACTTACTGAGAAGTGCAGTGCCATAATACAAAAGAAGCTCCCCCAGAAATtgaaagaccctgggagcttccaAATACCCTGTATCATTGGGGACATGAACATTGAGAAGGCATTATATGATCTCGGAGCCAGCATAAACCTCATGTCTTTGGCCATGATGAAAAGAATGAGAATAGAAGAGGctaagccaacaagaatggcacttcaattggctgacagaacatttaaaTTCCGCCATGGTGTGGTGGAAGATCTATTG gcaatgagctacccCAAGGAAGCCATTGGTGAATGCATGATGGTGGATACAATTGAAAACTTGGTTCAAGGAGTCCTAGAGGAAGAACAATGTGAAGAAATCAAAGAGCAAGATCAACAAGTCTCATGTGATGAGCTACCACTGGAGACTATGGACGAACTAATCATGATGGACAAGACAAGCAAGATGGAATTGGAGGCACCAAAGTTGGAACTAAAGATTCTACCCCCAAGTCTGAAATATGCTTACTTGGGTAATAACAATACATACCCAGTGATTATTAACTCAAACTTGAATGaggaacaagaagaagagttaATCTAA